The genomic region CACGTCGGTGGCGCGGTTGAGGCCGTCGGGCAGGGAGTGGCGGATGCCGTACTTGTTGTCGAACTTGCTCTTGGTGACCGAGTCGTTGACGTTGATGGCGGGGAACAGCAGCTCGCCGTCGCGCGCCAGCTCGTACAGGCGGTGGACGCCCGTGGTGGTCTCCTCGGTGACGCCCTGGATGTCGGCGGCGCGGCGGGTCCAGCGGTCGGAGGACGCAGCGAGGCTGCGGCGGAGCGTGTCGAGGATGACGCGGTACTCGTGGCTCGCGTCCTCGGGGGTCTCGGGCACGGCGTCGGCGAGCTCGTACTCGCGGCCCTTGTGCACCAGGAGCGAGGCGTCGCCGCCGTCGTCGAGGATCATGTTCGGGCCCGTCCAGTCGGCGTCGGCGGCCTGCGCCTCGCCCGACCAGTCGAAGATCTGCTCGGTGCACCACCAGTACTCCTCGAGCGTCTCGCCCTTCCAGGCGAAGACGGGCACGCCCGCGGGCGCGTCCGGGGTCCCGGCGCCGACCGCGACGGCGGCCGCGGCCTCGTCCTGCGTGGAGAAGATGTTGCAGCTCGCCCAGCGCACCTGCGCGCCGAGGGCGGTGAGGGTCTCGATGAGCACGGCCGTCTGCACGGTCATGTGGATGGATCCGGCGATGCGCGCGCCCGCGAGCGGCTGCGACGCGCCGAACTCCTCGCGGAGGGCCATGAGGCCCGGCATCTCGTTCTCGGCGAGGCGGATCTGGTGGCGGCCGGACTCCGCGAGGGAGAGGTCGGCGACGCGGAAGGGCAGGGCGGTGCTGGTGGCGTCCGGGAGCAGGGTCATGGGTCCAGTCTCGCATCCGACGCGTGACGCCCGGCCGTGGATGACGACAGGGCGCGATCCCGCTAGCGGAAGCGGCGCAGGCGCAGGCTGTTCGTGACGACGAAGACGGACGACAGCGCCATCGCGAGCCCGGCGACGAGCGGGTTGAGGAGGCCGAGCATCGCCACGGGGATCGCGGCGGCGTTGTAGGCGAAGGCCCAGAACAGGTTGCCGCGGATCGTGCCGAGCGTGCGCCGCGCGAGGCGCACCGCGTCGGCGACGAGCACGAGGTCGCCGCGGACGATCGTGATGTCGCCCGCCTCGATGGCCGCGTCGGTGCCCGTCCCCATCGCGATGCCGAGGTCGGCCTGCGCGAGGGCGGCGGCGTCGTTCACGCCGTCGCCGACCATCGCGACCACGCGGCCCTCGGCCCGCAGGCGACGGACCGCGTCGAGCTTCCCCTCGGGGAGCACGCCCGCGATGACCTCGTCGATGCCGACGTCGACGGCGACGCGGTGCGCGGCGCCCGCGGTGTCGCCCGTGAGGAGCACGGGACGGAGGCCCAGCGCGCGCATGCGGCGGACGGCCTCGGCGCTCGTGGGCTTGACGGCGTCGGCGACGGCGAGGATCCCGCGGACGGCGCCGTCCCACGCGACCGCGACGACGGTGGATCCCCCCGCCTCGGCGTCCCGCAGCGCCGCGGCGAGCGACGCGTCGGGCTCGGCGGCCCACCGCTCCGCGAGCCAGGACGGGCGGCCCACGGCGACCGCGCGGCCGTCGACGACGCCGTGCACGCCGAGGCCCGCGGTGGCGACGAAGCCCTCGACATCAGGCAAGGATGCGGCGCCCGCGGCCTCGACGACGGCGCGCGCGACCGGGTGCTCCGAGCGCGCGTCGAGGGCGGCGGCCACGCGCACGAGCTCGTCGGCGTCGACGCCCGTCGCGGGGACGACCCGCACGAGCGACATGACGCCCGTGGTGACGGTGCCGGTCTTGTCGAGCAGCACGGTGTCGATCCGGCGGGTGGACTCGAGCACCTCGGGGCCGGTGATGAGGATGCCGAGCTGGGCGCCGCGGCCCGTGCCCACGAGGAGCGCGGTCGGCGTCGCGAGCCCGAGGGCGCACGGGCAGGCGATGATCAGCGTCGCGACGGCCGCGGTGAACGCGGCCTCCGCGGGGAAGCCGAGCAGCAGCCAGCCGACGAGCGTGCCGACGGCGAGCACGAGCACGACGGGCACGAAGACGGCCGAGACGCGGTCGGCCAGGCGCTGGATCCGCGCCTTGCCCGTCTGCGCCTCCTCCACGAGCGCGGCCATGCGGGCGAGCCGGGTCTCCTCCCCCACGCGCGTGGCGCGCACGACGAGGCGGCCTCCGGCGTTGCGGGTCGCGCCCGTGACGTCGTCGCCGGGGCCGACCTCCACGGGCAGCGACTCGCCCGTGAGGAGCGAGCGGTCGACCGCGCTGGATCCGTCGACGACCACGCCGTCGGTGGCGATGCGCTCGCCCGGGCGCACGACGAACTCCGCGCCGACGCGCAGGTCGCGGATGGGGATCCGCGTCTCCACGCCGTCGCGCAGGACGGCCACGTCCTTGGCGGCGAGGTCGAGCAGCGCCGCGAGGGCGGCGCCGGACGCGCGGGCGGCCCGCGCCTCCAGGTAGCGGCCTCCGAGGAGGAAGACCGTGACGGCCGCGGCGACCTCGAGGTAGACGTCGCCGGATCCGCCGCCGGGCTCGCCGACGAGGCTCATGGTCATGCGCATGCCGGGCTCGCCCGCGTCGCCGAGGAAGAGCGCGTACAGCGACCACAGGAACGCGGCCGCGACGCCGATGCTGACGAGCGTGTCCATGCCGACGCCGCCGTGGCGCGCGCTGACGGCCGCGGACCGGTGGAACGGCCAGGCGCCCCACACGGCGACGGGCGCGGCGAGCGCGAGGGACAGCCACTGCCAGTCGTCGAACTGGAGCGCCGGGATCATCGCCATGAGGAAGACGGGGACGGTGAGCGCCGCGGAGACGACGAGGCGCTGGCGGAGCGCGAGCTCGTCGGCGTCGGGGCGGCGTGCGGCGGGCGCGGCCGGGGCGGGCATGGGCGACGGCGCGGATGCGGGATCCGCTGCGCCGGCGTCGGCCGCGTCGGAGCGGACGCGGGGAGCCGCGACCGCGACGGGCGCGGGCTCCGCGGATCGGGACGGGACGGGCGCGGACGCGCCATCCGCCGCCGCGCTCCCCCACCCGGCGCGCTCCGACGCACGGTACCCCGTGCGCTCGATGGTGCGGATCGCGTCCTCGACGCTCGTGCCCGCGGGCAGCTGCACGCGCGCCCGGTGGGTGGCGTAGTTGACGGCCGCCTCGACCCCGGGCATCCGGCCGAGCTTCCGCTCGATCCGCATCGCGCACGACGCGCACGTCATGCCCTGCACGTCGAGGTCGACGCGCGTCAGCACAGCACCATCCTCGGGCGGGGCGGCGACGGGACCCGTGGCGCCCGCGGATCCGGATGCGGGGTCGGTCACGTCAGAGCCCCGCGACGTACCCGGCCTCGTCGACCGCGGCGCGCACGGCCTCCGGGTCGAGCGGCCGGTCGCTCTCCACGGTGACGGTGGAGTCGCCGCCCACGACGAGGTCGACGGCGACGGACGCGACGCCCGGCAGCTCGCCGACCTCCTCGGTGACGCTCGCGACGCAGTGCGCGCAGGTCATGCCGGTGACGGGGAAGGTCGTGGTGGTCAAGGGGTCTCCTTCGTGTCGTGCGATGTCGATGGGGCGCGGGCGGATCAGGAGCGGACGAGCCGCGCGATGGCCGCGGAGGCCTCGCGCACCTTGTCGTCCGCGACCTGGCCGCCCTCGCGCGCGGCCTCCGCGAGGCAGTGGGCGAGGTGGTCGTCGAGCAGCTTCAGCGCGACGGTCTCCATGGCGCGCGTGACCGCCGAGACCTGCGTGAGCACGTCGATGCAGTACGTGTCGGACTCGACCATGCGCTCGATCCCGCGCACCTGCCCCTCCGCGCGCCGCAGCCGCTTGAGGATGTCGTCCTTGCCCTCGCTGTACCCGACCATGGCGGCCACCTCCCGTTCCCATCCATGGTACCCCCTGGGGGTACCAGAAGTAACCCCCCGGGGGTATGGCCTCGTGAACAGCCTGGGACGCGACGACGCCGCGCCCCTCGAGGAGGGACGCGGCGGCGGATGCGGTGCGGGTCGCGGGATCAGGCCCCGCGGATCAGCCCCAGGAGCTCGTCGCGGAGGGCGGCCATCTTCTCCTCGGTCGACGCCTCGACGTTCAGGCGCAGCAGCGGCTCGGTGTTCGAGGGGCGGACGCTGAACCACCAGAAGGATCCGTCGTCGGCGACCGGGCCGTCGACCGTGAGGCCGTCGAGCTCGTCGAACTCGCCGCGGCCGCGGAAGGCCTCGACGATGCGCTCGTAGGCGGCGGGCACGTCGTCGACCGTGCTGTTGATCTCGCCCGACAGCGCGTACGGCGTGTAGCGCGCCGAGAGGTCGGACATGAGGCCGTCGGTCTGGCCGAACTCGGCAAGCAGGTGCATCGCGGCGAGCATGCCGTTGTCGGCGCCCCAGAAGTCGCGGAAGTAGTAGTGCGCGGAGTGCTCGCCGCCGAAGACGGCGCCGGTGGCGGCCATCTGGTCCTTGATGAGCGAGTGGCCGACGCGCGTGCGGACGGCCGTGGCGCCCGCCGCCTCGATGGTCTCGGGCACGATGCGCGAGGTGATGAGGTTGCGCAGGACCGTGACGTCCTCCTCCGGCGACTGGGCCTTCACGCGCGAGATCTCGCGGAGCGCGACGATGGCGGCGACGGCGCTGGGCGTAACCGCCTGGCCCTTCTCGTCGACCACGAAGCAGCGGTCGGCGTCGCCGTCGAAGGCGAGGCCGAGGTCGGCGCCGTGCTCGACGACGGCCTTCTGCAGGTCGACCAGGTTGGCGGGCTCGAGCGGGTTCGCCTCGTGGTTCGGGAAGGTGCCGTCGAGCTCGAAGTACAGCGGGATGATCTCGATGGGCAGCTCGGGGAGGCCGGCCGCGGTGCCGAGAACGGCGGGGACGGTCATGCCGCCCATGCCGTTGCCCGCGTCGACGACGACGCGCAGCGGGCGGATGCCGGAGAGGTCGACGAGCTGGCGGAGGTAGCCCGCGTAATCGGCGAGCACGTCGCGCTCGCGCACCACGCCCGCGGGCTCGACGGGCGCGATGCCGTCCGACAGGAAGCCGATGGCGCGGTCGCGGATGGCGGCGAGGCCCGTGTCGAGGCTGATGCCCTGGGCGCCGGCGCGGGAGAACTTGAGGCCGTTGTAGGTGGCGGGGTTGTGGCTCGCGGTGAACATGACCGCGGGGGCGTCCAGGGATCCCGAGGCGAAGTAGGTCTCGTCCGTGGAGCAGAGCCCGATGAGGAGCACGTTCCCGCCGCGTGCCGTGGCTCCGCGGGCGAAGGCCTGGGCGAAGGACGGCGAGGAGTCGCGCATGTCGTGGCCCACGACGATCTCGCTCCCGGCGGCGCCGAGCTCGTCGACGAAGCCGGCGCCGAGGGCGGTGACCAGCTCCTCGGTGAGCTGGCTCCCGACGAGACCTCGCACGTCGTAGGTCTTCACGATGGCGGTCAGCGTCTCGGCGGCAGTCGTCGTCATGCTCCGAAACCTACCTCACCGAGCACGCCGTGCCGCACGATCTGCCAGCCCTGCGGGGCGGAGAGGCGGGCGGCGTGACGGTCGCAGAGGTCGTAGCTGTGCGGCTCGGAGTCGTGGCTGAGGGGACCGAGGACGGCCATGGAGTCCGCGTAGACGTAGGTGAGGGTGGTCGTGGCGCCGCCGGTGCAGCCGACGCGGGAGCAGGGCCTGTTCGTCATGTCGGCCCCACACTACCGCCGACCCCGTGGCCGTACGATGGGGCCATGCCACGATCGCGCCGCCGGGGAGGCCACGTCTCCATCCGGGGCTCCTGGCGGGATCGGCACGGCCGCGGCCTCCGCTCCCCTGTCACCGGACCGGAGCTGCCGGTGCTGCGCACGCGCGCCGACGTCTTCGACCAGACCATCGCGTCCGCCGCCGAGTACCTGCGCGGCCTCTGGCCCGACGAGCTCGACCGCGTCTCCTTCGAGGTCGCCGCGCTGCCCGCCGAGAACAGCGAGCGGGACGGCATCGACCGGTGGAGCGTCCTCGCCGACGAGCGCCGCGTCATCTTCTACCGGCTCCCCATCGAGCGGCTCGCGCACCTGCACGAGGACGACGAGTACCACCAGCGGGCGCTCGTCGAGGGCTGCGTGTACCGCGCGGTCGCCGAGCTGCTCGGCAAGGACCCGTGGGACCTCGCCCCCGACAGGTACGACCCGCACTAGCCGCGGATCCTCAACGGCCGTCAGGCGTCCGGGCGACGGCCGCGAAGCGCGTCCGGGTGGTCGGCGACGCCCGGCCTCAGGGGTGGACGCGCAGGGGGTCGGCGGCCGGCAGCACCGGCACGACGGGCATCGCGGCGGATCGCCCGGGCTCGGCGAGCGTGACGGTGGCCGTGAGGCCGGTCGCCCCCTCGAGCAGGTAGGTGCGCCCGGCCTCGACGGCGGCCGAGACCTCGGATCCCGCGGGCACGTCGAGCGACACGGACGCGGAGCCGTCGGTCGGCCGCGCCGTGACGGCGGCCGCCTGGTCGCCGGCGTTGCGCAGGTGCAGGAGCGGCGCAGGACCCGCGGGCACGGAGACCAGCGCATCGCGCGTGAGCGCCTCGGCCGACGGCAGCCAGGCGAAGTCGGTCGCGCCGCTCTCCGCGGCACCGGACACGCTGCGCGCGGCGGCCGTGACCGGGACCGAGCTCTGCACGGTCACGGAGTAGCGGCCGTCGGGCAGGTCGGCGACCGGCACGTCGATCGTGCGGCCCGCGTCGGCCTGCACCGTGAAGGTGGTGCCCGTGCCGTCGGTGCCCTCCTCGGGGGCGACGCTCACGCTGACGTCGGCGTCGTCGGATCCGGGGACCACGATGCGCACGGCCGTCTCGCGGTCGGGGTCGGTGCCGGGGTCGGAGCCCGCTCCAGGAGCCGATCCGCCCTCGTCGGCGGCGGGAGCGTCCGCGCCCTCGACGGGTGCGACGGGCGCCGCCTGGGAGTCGATGCGGAGGCCGGTCATGGTGAGCGCGGTGGCCGGGGCGGCGGCCGGGCCGATCCAGTCGACGCCGCCCGCGAGGAGCCCGCGGACCGTGCTCTGCTCGAGCCGGGCCACGACCTGGCCGCCGCGGCTCTGGACGTGCACGACCGGGGAGGAGAGGTCGGGGGCCAGTCCGGCGAGGCTGAGCACGCGGCGGCCGCCGGCCGGGACGGAGATCCCGCTGGCGCCGGGTGCGCTGACGGCCCCGTCCTCGCCCGTGATGGCGAGGTCGACGGTGGAGGAGACGCCGGACGGGTTGTCGAGCACGACGAAGGTGGTGCGGCCGGTGGTCGTCGCGCCGCCCACGAGCCACGCGTCGGCGGTCGCCTCGGAGCACGACGTGGCGGCGAGGCCCGCGAGGTCGGGCTCCGTCGCGATCTCGGACGCCGCGCCCGCGAGGTCGGTCGGCGCGTCGTCGACGGCGCCCGCGACCGCGAGCACGGACGGCGCGCTCGACGCCGCCCCCTGCACCTCGGGGGCCTGCAGGCGCGAGGTGCGGACGCCGGGGGCGGCGCCGGTCGCCCCGGTCGCCGCGGATCCGCTCGTCACGGCGGCGCTGCCGACGGCGACCGCGGTGGTCGAGGACGCGGCGTCCGCCGCGGGCGGGCGGAGGAGAGCGCCGGGGCAGACGCGCAGCTGGTCGGTCGCGACGGGGGTCACGAGCACCGACGGGGCGCTCGCGTCACCGGAGGCCGGCGGGAGGAGGAGCGCGCCCGTCACGACGACCCCGAGCACGGCGACGCCGACGATCCCGGTGGTCACGCGCGTCGCGATGCGCACGGCGTCACGCCTGGCCATCTGTCCCCCTGCGGTCGTCGTCGTCTTCGTCGGTGGCGCGGGCCCGGGCATCGTCCTCCTCGGCGGCGGGCGCGACGTCGTCGGCCTCCCCGTCGTCGCCGGCGCGGCGCTCCCCCGCCTGGCGGATGTCGCCGAAGGAGGCGGCCTCCCCGGCCTCGCCCGTCGGCTCGTCGATGTAGGCGGGGGTGCCGCGGTCGTCGTGCGCGGGCCGCGGCTCCTCGGCGTCCGCCGGGCGCGCGTCGGGCGCGACGACGGGCTCGCGGTAGGCCGGCAGCGGGCGGCTGCGCGCCGCCAGGCCGCCGGTGGGGACGGCGAGGAGCAGGGTGAGCGCGAACACGAGCGCCTGCGCGGCGAGCACGCCCGCGCGCCCCGGGTCATCCAGGTTGCCGGGACCGGCGACCTGGGCGACGAGGTCGTCGCTGCCGACGAAGCGCCAGAGCAGCCCGGCCTCGGTCTGCCCCACGGCCGTGAACACGGGGTCGTCGTCGAGGGCGGCGCGGGCACGGTCGTGCACGGCGGCCTCCGCGTCGCCCGCGGGCGTCTCGAGGAGCACGTAGCTGATGCCGAGCCGCCGCAGGTCCTCGGTCGCGTCGAGGCCGGATCGGGAGGAGACGTTGCCCGCGAGCTCGACGACGCGGGTCTGCGTGTCGGTCAGCGACCCGATGGTGGAGTCGACCGTGGACACCTGCTCGAGCGTGCGGCCGGCGCCGCGCTCGACGTCGGCGGACAGCGAGCCGTCGTCCGCGGCGCGCAGGACGAGCGTGCCGACCGCGGGATCCGTGGCGGCCTCCGCCACGACGAGCCCGGGCAGCGAGGTGTCCGTGGTGGCGCGCACCGCGGTGGATCCGGCGACGGCGGTCGAGACGAGCGGCAGCGCGAGCACGACCAGGGTCACGGCGGCCACGATCCCCGGGGCGACCGAGCGCCGGCCGAGCGTCGCGAACCCCAGCACGAGCGCGCCGGCGAGGCCGAGCCAGAGGAGGCTGAGGCCGGAACCCGGCCAGACCGCGACGACGTCGGATCCGGTCGACTGCACCACGGTGCGCGCGGCGAGCACGGCGGTCGCGAAGCCGAGCACCGTCACGCCGAGCGCGAGGGCGGCGCGGTGCGATCCGCGGAGGAAGAGGGCCGCGATCGCGCCCAGCACGAGCGGGGCCACCAGCACCGCGACGACGACGAGCGGGACGGCGGCGGGCATGCCCGCGCCCAGGCCGTCGACGAACGCGGACCAGCCGCCGAGGCCGGAGGTCGGGAAGCCCAGCGCGAGGCCGGGCACGTCGGCGGGCGTGAACGCGGCGGGGACCGCGGGGTCGGCCGCCAGGGCGAGCGGCTGCCCCTGCATCACGCGGTAGACGACGAGCGGCGCGACGAGGGCGACCAGCGGCACGGGGATCGTGACGAGCCGCCCGGCGCGGCGCCCGGCGCGCACCGTGGCGACGAGCCAGAGCACGAGCACCGCGGGCACGAGCGACGGGGCGGACGCGCCGACGGCGGCCATCAGGATCCCCGCCACGGCGGACGCGGACCACGAACGCGGCGCGCGCAGCACCGCGAGCGCGAGCCACGGGAGGAGCAGGTGCGCGAGGAGGGCAGGCAGGCGGCCCTCGCCGAGCGCGATGAGCAGGGTGGGCGCGAGGGTCCAGACGAGGGCGGCCAGCGCGCGCAGCCAGGCGTTGCGGGTCAGCTGCGCCGCGCACAGCCAGGCGGCGAGGGCGGCGAGCGGCAAGGCAGCGACGAAGAGCCC from Clavibacter michiganensis subsp. insidiosus harbors:
- the ahcY gene encoding adenosylhomocysteinase, giving the protein MTLLPDATSTALPFRVADLSLAESGRHQIRLAENEMPGLMALREEFGASQPLAGARIAGSIHMTVQTAVLIETLTALGAQVRWASCNIFSTQDEAAAAVAVGAGTPDAPAGVPVFAWKGETLEEYWWCTEQIFDWSGEAQAADADWTGPNMILDDGGDASLLVHKGREYELADAVPETPEDASHEYRVILDTLRRSLAASSDRWTRRAADIQGVTEETTTGVHRLYELARDGELLFPAINVNDSVTKSKFDNKYGIRHSLPDGLNRATDVLIGGKVAFVVGYGDVGKGAAEALRGQGARVIVSEVDPICALQAAMDGYQVAKLSSVIETVDILVTGTGNVDVVRVDDIQRMRHQAIIANVGHFDNEIDMAGLERLPGVEKVEIKPQVHEWRLPSGRSVLVLSEGRLMNLGNATGHPSFVMSNSFTNQVLAQIELWVRNEQYPIGVYVLPKHLDEKVARLHLDALGVELTELRPEQAAYIGVPVEGPYKVDHYRY
- a CDS encoding heavy metal translocating P-type ATPase, whose amino-acid sequence is MTDPASGSAGATGPVAAPPEDGAVLTRVDLDVQGMTCASCAMRIERKLGRMPGVEAAVNYATHRARVQLPAGTSVEDAIRTIERTGYRASERAGWGSAAADGASAPVPSRSAEPAPVAVAAPRVRSDAADAGAADPASAPSPMPAPAAPAARRPDADELALRQRLVVSAALTVPVFLMAMIPALQFDDWQWLSLALAAPVAVWGAWPFHRSAAVSARHGGVGMDTLVSIGVAAAFLWSLYALFLGDAGEPGMRMTMSLVGEPGGGSGDVYLEVAAAVTVFLLGGRYLEARAARASGAALAALLDLAAKDVAVLRDGVETRIPIRDLRVGAEFVVRPGERIATDGVVVDGSSAVDRSLLTGESLPVEVGPGDDVTGATRNAGGRLVVRATRVGEETRLARMAALVEEAQTGKARIQRLADRVSAVFVPVVLVLAVGTLVGWLLLGFPAEAAFTAAVATLIIACPCALGLATPTALLVGTGRGAQLGILITGPEVLESTRRIDTVLLDKTGTVTTGVMSLVRVVPATGVDADELVRVAAALDARSEHPVARAVVEAAGAASLPDVEGFVATAGLGVHGVVDGRAVAVGRPSWLAERWAAEPDASLAAALRDAEAGGSTVVAVAWDGAVRGILAVADAVKPTSAEAVRRMRALGLRPVLLTGDTAGAAHRVAVDVGIDEVIAGVLPEGKLDAVRRLRAEGRVVAMVGDGVNDAAALAQADLGIAMGTGTDAAIEAGDITIVRGDLVLVADAVRLARRTLGTIRGNLFWAFAYNAAAIPVAMLGLLNPLVAGLAMALSSVFVVTNSLRLRRFR
- a CDS encoding heavy-metal-associated domain-containing protein, encoding MTTTTFPVTGMTCAHCVASVTEEVGELPGVASVAVDLVVGGDSTVTVESDRPLDPEAVRAAVDEAGYVAGL
- a CDS encoding metal-sensitive transcriptional regulator — translated: MVGYSEGKDDILKRLRRAEGQVRGIERMVESDTYCIDVLTQVSAVTRAMETVALKLLDDHLAHCLAEAAREGGQVADDKVREASAAIARLVRS
- a CDS encoding phosphomannomutase/phosphoglucomutase, coding for MTTTAAETLTAIVKTYDVRGLVGSQLTEELVTALGAGFVDELGAAGSEIVVGHDMRDSSPSFAQAFARGATARGGNVLLIGLCSTDETYFASGSLDAPAVMFTASHNPATYNGLKFSRAGAQGISLDTGLAAIRDRAIGFLSDGIAPVEPAGVVRERDVLADYAGYLRQLVDLSGIRPLRVVVDAGNGMGGMTVPAVLGTAAGLPELPIEIIPLYFELDGTFPNHEANPLEPANLVDLQKAVVEHGADLGLAFDGDADRCFVVDEKGQAVTPSAVAAIVALREISRVKAQSPEEDVTVLRNLITSRIVPETIEAAGATAVRTRVGHSLIKDQMAATGAVFGGEHSAHYYFRDFWGADNGMLAAMHLLAEFGQTDGLMSDLSARYTPYALSGEINSTVDDVPAAYERIVEAFRGRGEFDELDGLTVDGPVADDGSFWWFSVRPSNTEPLLRLNVEASTEEKMAALRDELLGLIRGA
- a CDS encoding DUF3499 family protein; this encodes MTNRPCSRVGCTGGATTTLTYVYADSMAVLGPLSHDSEPHSYDLCDRHAARLSAPQGWQIVRHGVLGEVGFGA
- a CDS encoding metallopeptidase family protein; its protein translation is MPRSRRRGGHVSIRGSWRDRHGRGLRSPVTGPELPVLRTRADVFDQTIASAAEYLRGLWPDELDRVSFEVAALPAENSERDGIDRWSVLADERRVIFYRLPIERLAHLHEDDEYHQRALVEGCVYRAVAELLGKDPWDLAPDRYDPH
- a CDS encoding DUF5719 family protein, producing the protein MARRDAVRIATRVTTGIVGVAVLGVVVTGALLLPPASGDASAPSVLVTPVATDQLRVCPGALLRPPAADAASSTTAVAVGSAAVTSGSAATGATGAAPGVRTSRLQAPEVQGAASSAPSVLAVAGAVDDAPTDLAGAASEIATEPDLAGLAATSCSEATADAWLVGGATTTGRTTFVVLDNPSGVSSTVDLAITGEDGAVSAPGASGISVPAGGRRVLSLAGLAPDLSSPVVHVQSRGGQVVARLEQSTVRGLLAGGVDWIGPAAAPATALTMTGLRIDSQAAPVAPVEGADAPAADEGGSAPGAGSDPGTDPDRETAVRIVVPGSDDADVSVSVAPEEGTDGTGTTFTVQADAGRTIDVPVADLPDGRYSVTVQSSVPVTAAARSVSGAAESGATDFAWLPSAEALTRDALVSVPAGPAPLLHLRNAGDQAAAVTARPTDGSASVSLDVPAGSEVSAAVEAGRTYLLEGATGLTATVTLAEPGRSAAMPVVPVLPAADPLRVHP
- a CDS encoding glycosyltransferase family 2 protein; the encoded protein is MQPRVTAILVAHEGAPFLDRTLAALAAQTRRPDQVVAVDLGSRDGSAALLAASDPTRMLQAPARMTFGQAVDQAVRVIPAPEGDHELLWLLSADNAPAPDALERLLAAIEASPSVAVAGPKTMEWDHPGYIHEMGTTLTTLGAAVPVVDVELDQAQYDEMSDVLGVAAGGMLVRHRLWDELGGFDDALPVIDDALDLCVRARLAGHRVVVVPAARVASAGDAAPGTAFLGKRTPRRRRRRLRRQAQLHRRLVYAPPAAVPFHWLSLVPLAILRALLQLLRKRPTAAPGEIGAAVRVAVAPGRIRASRRRLAAARTAPWSSIASLRQPLAVGRRRRSLAREQYRVEHMGVSDGVEFLATGGGWTVLAALVLSAVMWLPRLTGTALVGGQLLPLGPSAGALWAQVGIGVRGSGAGPVAPSDPFAYVLAVLGSVTAWEPSLAVLGLFVAALPLAALAAWLCAAQLTRNAWLRALAALVWTLAPTLLIALGEGRLPALLAHLLLPWLALAVLRAPRSWSASAVAGILMAAVGASAPSLVPAVLVLWLVATVRAGRRAGRLVTIPVPLVALVAPLVVYRVMQGQPLALAADPAVPAAFTPADVPGLALGFPTSGLGGWSAFVDGLGAGMPAAVPLVVVAVLVAPLVLGAIAALFLRGSHRAALALGVTVLGFATAVLAARTVVQSTGSDVVAVWPGSGLSLLWLGLAGALVLGFATLGRRSVAPGIVAAVTLVVLALPLVSTAVAGSTAVRATTDTSLPGLVVAEAATDPAVGTLVLRAADDGSLSADVERGAGRTLEQVSTVDSTIGSLTDTQTRVVELAGNVSSRSGLDATEDLRRLGISYVLLETPAGDAEAAVHDRARAALDDDPVFTAVGQTEAGLLWRFVGSDDLVAQVAGPGNLDDPGRAGVLAAQALVFALTLLLAVPTGGLAARSRPLPAYREPVVAPDARPADAEEPRPAHDDRGTPAYIDEPTGEAGEAASFGDIRQAGERRAGDDGEADDVAPAAEEDDARARATDEDDDDRRGTDGQA